The following proteins are co-located in the Candidatus Accumulibacter cognatus genome:
- a CDS encoding DMT family transporter, with the protein MAAGLAVAVITAIWSVATRFAVTTSLPPHDVTLIRFSVAAFFLWPVFLGSLRRYRQTRPAALLLMLGGAGVPFMWTAATGLTCAPVTHIATLMIVMMPIFVTLISWLVFRETLAGRQLAGVATVVAGVALISGSSLFLNRQAGEWVGDLMFLGASCLFATFTVTQRRSGLTPWQATALVNVGSTILFLPVHLALPNSGIPNASLQELAIQALAQGIGMALLGLYFYTVAVGRLGAQRAAIFLALVPPFSTVLGMVFLDEQPSAIALGGIVLVMVGVFAVVFCARQNGNGMVESALQRRHG; encoded by the coding sequence ATCGCGGCCGGCCTGGCCGTCGCCGTCATCACCGCCATCTGGTCGGTCGCCACCCGCTTCGCGGTCACCACCTCGCTGCCGCCGCACGACGTCACGCTCATCCGCTTCTCGGTGGCCGCCTTCTTCCTGTGGCCGGTCTTTCTCGGCAGCCTGCGCCGCTACCGGCAGACGAGGCCCGCCGCCCTCCTGCTCATGCTCGGCGGCGCCGGCGTGCCCTTCATGTGGACCGCCGCCACCGGCCTGACCTGCGCTCCGGTCACCCACATCGCCACGCTGATGATCGTCATGATGCCGATCTTCGTGACCCTCATTTCCTGGCTGGTCTTCCGCGAAACACTGGCCGGACGGCAGCTGGCCGGGGTCGCCACCGTCGTGGCCGGTGTCGCGCTGATCTCCGGCAGTTCCCTCTTCCTCAACCGGCAGGCCGGCGAATGGGTCGGCGACCTGATGTTCCTCGGCGCCAGCTGCCTGTTCGCCACCTTCACCGTCACCCAGCGCCGCTCCGGCCTCACCCCCTGGCAGGCCACCGCGCTGGTCAATGTCGGCTCGACCATTCTATTCCTGCCCGTCCATCTGGCGTTGCCGAACTCGGGCATCCCCAACGCCAGCCTGCAGGAACTCGCCATCCAGGCCCTCGCCCAGGGCATCGGCATGGCCCTGCTCGGCCTCTATTTCTACACCGTCGCCGTCGGCCGCCTCGGCGCGCAGCGTGCAGCCATCTTCCTGGCGCTGGTGCCACCCTTCTCCACCGTCCTCGGCATGGTCTTTCTCGACGAGCAGCCTTCGGCGATCGCCCTGGGCGGCATCGTTCTGGTCATGGTCGGCGTCTTCGCCGTGGTCTTCTGTGCCCGGCAGAACGGCAATGGCATGGTAGAGTCTGCGCTCCAGCGGCGACACGGATGA